The genomic window TAACCCGCCAGCACGCCGTAACCCGCCGTCACCAGGGCACCGGTAAAGGCGAACAGGCAGCCCAACGCGACGATCTGCTGCCAGACCGGTCCGAGCGCGGGATCGATGAACTGCGGCAGGAAGGCCAGGATGAACAGCACCGGCTTCGGGTTCAGCACGTTCGACAGGATGCCGCGCCGGAAGGCACGGGCGGCCGACGGGGTGCCGCTGCCGGGCGCCAGCGTGCCCCCGGCACGCCAGGATTTCACCGCCAGCCAGAGCAGATATCCGGCCCCGATCCAGCGGACCGCATCAAGCGCGGCGGGGTGGGCGGCGATCAGGGCCGAGACCCCGAGGGCGGCGAGGGTGATGTGCCAGAGCACGCCGACCCCCGCCCCGAACCCCGCCATCGCGCCGACCCTGGGGCCGCCCTGGATGCCGCAGGCCGTGGCGAAGATCATGTCGGCGCCGGGGGCGAAATTGACGACGAGCCCGCCGACGAGAAAGGCGAAGAACTGTTGCGGCGGCATGGCGAGCAGGAGGTCGATCATCGGGCATCCCGGAAAAAGATGCTGCAACATCTGCGGTGGCGGATGAAAGTGCAAGCGCGGGTTTCGGGTGTGGCGGCGGGAGGCGAGCGGCGGGAGGCGAGCGGCGGGCCGCGACCGGACTTCTTTCACGCGTGAAAATCGGTTCAAGCCATTGCTTTGCCGATAATTTATTGGGGGCATCAAGGTTCTGTAAACCTTTTGCCGCCGTTCCTGACAGGGCGGGGCGGCAGGCCCTTGGCGGCGGGGGTGGCGGCGGCACCGGGAGCCCAAAATCCTTTGAAGGATTTTGCAAGAGTTTTTGCGAAACTCTTGGGTCGGGGTGGCGGGCGGCGCGGGCGGATGGCCGGCGGCCGTGTCGGCCTGGGGGTCAAGCGCCCGGCGATTGCGGCAGGCCGTCGTCGATCCGGTAATGGTCGCCCTTGTCGGCGGTGAAGATGTGGTTGGCGAGGCGGCCGCCGGTCGGGCCGTCGATCGCCCCGGCCTCGGCCGAGAAGGCGCCGTCGGCCGCCCGGAAATACAGGCTGGAGCCGCAGGCGGTGCAGAAGCCGCGTCGGCCGCCGTTCGGGCTGGCGCATTCGGCCAGGGCGTCGCGTGACTCCCATGTCAATTGCGCCTCTTCGGCGTCGAACGAGGCGGAGAAATGGCCCGAGGTCTTGCGGCACTGGCTGCAATGGCAGGCAGTGATGGTGCCCGCCGGACCCGGCAGTGAAAAGCGGTTGGCCCGGCAGAGGCAGGCCGCGTGCAGGGTTTCGGGCTTCGCGGCGGGCGGCGGCGGCGGGCCTTCGGGGGCGTAATAGTCGCCCGCGTCTTCGGTGAAGATGTGTTCGACGCCGTGCAGCCCGGTGGGGGCGTCGAGCGCAGCGGGGGCGAAGCTGATGCGGTCTTCGCCGTCGGGCTGCCAGAACAGGGACGCGCCGCACTTGCCGCAGAAGCCTCGGCGGGCGGTGGGCGAGGCGCGGAACCATCGCAGCCCCGCGTCACGGGTCAGGCGGAAGGCGCCGAGCGGCACCGAGCTGGCGGCCCAGAAATGACCGGAAGTCTTGCGGCATTGCGTGCAGTGGCAGGCGACGACCGGGCGCAGCGGGCCGGTGACCTGAAACGCGACCGCGCCACAAAGGCAGCTGCCGGGGATGGAATCATCCTGCATGGCGGAAGGTTTCGGCCAGAATGGCGGCAAGCTCTGCCGCGTCGTGGTCGGTGAAGGCGGCGGGGGTGTTGCTGTCGAGATCGAGCACGCCCAGCAGGCGGCCCTCGCCGTTCAGCACCGGCAGCACCAGTTCGGACCGGGTGGTGGAGGCGCAGGCGATATGGTCGGGGAAGGCATCGACATCGGGGACGACGAGCGCGGTGCGCGTGCGCGCCACGGCGCCGCAGACGCCGCGTGCGAAGGGAATCACCAGGCAGCCGTGGCCCCCCTGATAGGGGCCGATCTTCAACAGATCGGGCGCCGTGACGCGGTAGAACCCGGTCCAGTCCGACAGAGGGTGGCTGTGATGCAACTCGCACGCGACGGTGGCCATCAGGGCGACGGTATCGGTTTCGCCGTGGCAGAGGGCGGCGATCCGGGCGGCGAGGTCGGGGTAGTCGGGTTGGGGCTGGGCGGGTTGGGGATGGTCGGGTTGGGTCTGATCGGGGGGCATGGAAGGGCTTTCTGGCGGGAAGGCCGGGGGGCTTTCTGCCCCCGGACCCCCCGAGGATATTTGGGCAAAGGAGAAAGGGAAAGGGTTCCGGGACCAATTCGGTTTGTTCTGGTTCCGACAGGCTCCGGGCTCAGGGTCTTTCGATCGCGATGGCTGTGCCTTCGCCGCCGCCGATGCAGATGGTGGCGATGCCGCGTTTCAGGCCGCGGCTCTCCAGCGCGTGCAGCAGGGTGACGATGATGCGCGCGCCGCTGGCGCCGATGGGGTGGCCCAGCGCGCAGGCGCCGCCGTTGACGTTCACGCGGTCGTGGGGGAGGGCGAGATCCTGGATGAAGGCCATCGGGACGACGGCGAAGGCCTCGTTCACCTCCCACAGGTCGACGCTGGCGGCGGGCCAGCCGAGGCGGTCCAGCAGCTTGCGGGCGGCCGGGATCGGGGCGGTGGGAAAGCGGGCCGGGGCCTGGGCGTGGCTGGCGTGGCCTGCGATCCGGGCGCGGACCGTCAGGCCGGACGCTGCGGCCGTGGCGGCCGAGGCAAGCACCAGCGCCGCCGCCCCGTCGGAGATCGAGGAGGAATTGGCGGCCGTGACCGTGCCGCCCGCGCGGAAGGCGGGTTTCAGGCCGGGGATCTTTTCGGGCCGTGCGGTGGCGGGCTGTTCGTCGGTGGTGACGGTCGTCTCTCCGGCACGGGTCTTGACGGTGACGGGGGCGATTTCGGCGGCAAAGGCCCCCGAGGCCTGGGCGTCGAGCGCGCGTTGCAGCGAGGCCAGCGCGTAGGCATCCTGCGCTTCGCGGCTGAAGCCGAATTCGGCGGCGCAATCTTCGGCAAAGGTGCCCATCAGGCGGCCCTTGTCATAGGCATCCTCCAGCCCGTCGAGGAACATGTGGTCGAGCGCCTGGGCATGGCCGAGCCGCGCGCCGCCGCGCAGTCTGGGCAGCAGGTAGGGCGCGTTGGTCATGCTTTCCATGCCGCCCGCCACCAGCAGCCCGGTGGCCCCCAGCGCGATCCGGTCATGTGCCAGCATTGCCGCCATCATGCCCGAGCCGCACATCTTGTTCAGCGTGGTGGCGGGGACGCCTTCGCCAAGGCCGGCGGCAAAGCCCGCCTGCCGCGCGGGGGCCTGCCCCTGGCCTGCGGGCAGCACGCAGCCCATCAGCAGTTCTTCGACCTGCGCCGCATCGAGCGGCCCCAATGCGGCGCGAATCGCCGCACCGCCGAGATCGGCCGCCGGAAGCCCGGCGAACACGCCCTGAAACCCGCCCATTGCCGTGCGCGACGCGCCCACGATCACCACATCCTGCATCCCGTTTCCTTTGCTGTGACGGTTACCGGATGGTAACGCCTGCGCCCTACTCTGCAAAGCCATGGTCAGACAGAGGACGGGAAACATGCAACTTGTGGCAGAGCCGCGCGGCGACATCCTGATCGTGCGCGCGATGGAGGACCGGATCGACGCGGCGGGGGCCATCCAGTTCAAGGACCGGATGCGCGAGATTACCCAGCATCCCGCCCCACGGGTGATCCTGGACCTTTCGCGCGTGGCGTTCCTCGACAGTTCGGGGCTGGGGGCGGTGGTCGCGGTGATGAAGCTGCTGGGGCCGGTGCGGAAGCTGGAACTGGCAGGGCTCTCGCCGACGGTGGAAAAGGTGTTCCGGCTGACGCGGATGGATTCGGTCTTTACCATCCACCCCGCCGTGCCGGAGGGGCTGCGGGATGCCGTCTGAACCGGCAGCGGGCGGAGGCCGGGCGGGTGGACGGGGGGGCATGGCACCCGGCGGCACCGGCGGGGCGCAGGAGGGGCCGACCCGGATCGTCATCCCGTCTGACCCTCTGGCCGTGCGGGCGGCGCTGCGGACGCTGTTCGACACCCTGCTGCTGCGCACCATGCCGGAGGACGACCGCAGCACCGCGCAGATCGTGCTGGCCGAGGCTCTGAACAACATCGTCGAACATGCCTATGCCAACAGCCATGGCGAGATCGAGGTGACGCTGTCATTGCAGCCGACCGGGCTGGATTGCCGGATCGTCGATTTCGGTCATCCGATGCCGGGCGGACACCCGCCGGACGGGTCGTTGCCGCCGATCGGGCCGGAGGACACGTTGCCGGAAGGCGGCTTTGGCTGGCACCTGATTCGCAGCCTGTCGCGCGATCTGAACTACGACCGGGTCGATGGCTGCAACCGGCTGAGCTTTCGGCTGGACACCGGGCGCTCCGGGGCCTGATGCTTGGGGCGGGCGGCCGCTGGCGCGTGGCTGAGGTGGGCGGAGGGGCGGCGCCCGGGTTCGGTTCGGCGCTGTCCCGCGCGTGGGGGCGGCCTCCGTGGCGGGTTGGCGCTGGTTGTCGGCGGAAGGCGCGGGTTTCGACGGACCACGATTTCCGGGCGAGGGGCGCTGGCGGGTGGGTGACCGGGGCGAGATATTGCTGGCGGGTGGCTGACCTGGGCCGCTGGAGCCTGGCTGATGGGGGCGGAGAATCGGTGCCCCGGGGGCGGTTCCGGTTCGGCGCTGTCCTGCGTGTGGGGCGGCTTTCGTGGCAGGTTGGCGCTGGTGGTGGCGGAAGGCGCGGCCTCGGGGTGATCACGCCTTCCGGGGCGGGCGTCAGAATGTCAGGGCAAAGTGGTCGCCCATGTCGGGCTGGTCGCCGGTGATCTTCGACTTCACCAGTTCGAAGGCAAAGCCGAGGGCGCCCGAGGTCAGCCAGACCTCGCCCGACTTCGGGACCATCCTGACCAGACGGATGTCGGGATCGTCGATGCTGTCGAACCAGCTGCCGGCGATCGGGTTCCAGAGCTCCTCGAGCTTGGCACGGTCGGTCACCAACGTGGCAGAACCCTCGATGCGGGCATGGATGTTGCTTTCGCCGGTCACGATCAGCGATGCATCGGCCTCGCCGCGGGTCACTTCATCGACAATGCCGGTACCCTGCGCGGTGATGAACCAGATGGCCCCGTCGGCCTTGCGGGCGTAGGGCGACATCGGCACGTGGCGGGCATTGCCTACGGCCAGCATGGCGGAGTGCACGCCTTCCATTTCTTTCCAGAACTTTTCGACCGACATGGGAAACCTCTTTCGCAGACACGGGGACCAAGCCGCCAGAACGGTCATGCAGTCACAACGCCGGGGCGGCGGGCGGGTTCCTCTGCCCGCAGCGATGATCGGTTTCGGGCCGGCTGGCGCAGGCATGGGGCTGCCCGTTCCGATGCGCCGGAGGGAAGGCCCCGCCCGCCGGTCTGCCCCCGCCGACCCGCGGCGCGCGCCCCGGGAAGGCACGCACGCGCCCCCGGTCGTGCTGCATGGTCTGTTGAAAGAGGCCGGCCATGCGGGCCATGGGCCGGGCCGGTGCGGCACCGCGCCATCGACAGGGCGATGCCGTGCGTTCTGGCAATGGGGTGGGCGCGGCGGGGTTGCGGGCCGACCCGCCGGGCGCGGCGAACCTGCCGGGAGATGGGAAGCGGCTTCCTTCCCGAAGGCGTGGCGGGGCGACGTGGCGGGGCAGGATGCAGGGCCGACACGCAAGTGCTTGGAAATCGGGGGCGCGCCCCATAGGATCGCGTCGAAACCAGGGAGACATAGAATGCGCGACTTCCAGCTACCCGGCCGGTCGGCCGTTTTTGCCAGCAACGGCATGTGCGCCACGTCGCATCCGCTGGCGGCCAAGGTCGCCATCGACACGTTGCAGGCGGGCGGCAATGCGGTCGATGCCGCGATTGCGGGTGCCGTGCTGCTGGGAATCTGCGAGCCGCAGATGACCGGGATCGGCGGCGACTGTTTCGTGCTGCTGAAACCGGCGGGGGAGGAGCGGGTCGTGGCGCTGAACGGGTCGGGGCGCGCGCCCGCGGGCCTTTCGGCGGCGGCGATGCGCGAGCGGGGCCTGGCGGCGGTGCCGCTTTATGCCCCCGAGGCGGTGACGGTGCCGGGGGCGGTTGACGCCTTCTGCCGGCTGTCGGCAGACTGGGGGCGGCTGGGGCTGGCCGCTGCGCTGGCCCCGGCGATCCGCTATGCCGACGAGGGCGTGCCGGTGGCACCGCGCACCGCGTTCGACTGGGCGGCCGCGGCCCCGCAATTGCAGGGCGATGCGCGCCGCTGCTACCTGCTGGACGGGCAGGCCCCCACCCCCGGCCAGACCTTCCGCGCCCCCGGCCAGGCCGAGGTGCTGCGGCGCATCGCGGCAGAGGGCCGCGCCGGGTTCTACGGGGGCGAGGTAGCGGAAGACATGGTGGCCTCGCTTCAGGCGCTGGGCGGCAGCCACACGATGGAGGATTTCGCGGCCACCGCCTGCACCTACACCGATCCGGTCGCGGGGACCTACCGGGGGATCGAGCTGGTCGAGCATCCGCCGAACGGTCAGGGCGCGACCGCGATCCTGATGCTGAACATCCTGGCAGAGTTCGACCTGGCGTCGCTGGACCCGTTCGGTGCCGACCGGGCGCATCTGGAGGCCGAGGCGGCCAAGCTGGCCTATGATGCGCGCAACCGCATCATCGCCGACGCCGACCACACGACTCGGATCGCGCACATGCTGGCGCCCGAAACCGCGCGGCGTCTGGCGGCGCTGATCGACCCGCAGCGCGCGATGGCTGCGGCGGCACAGCTGACAGAGGCCGTGCACCGCGACACCATCTATCTGACGGTGGTGGACCGTGACCGGATGGCGGTTTCGCTGATCTATTCGGTCTATCACGCCTTCGGGTCGGGCCTTGCCTCGGCGAAGTTCGGGGTGAACTTCCAGAACCGCGGTGCGGGATTCGTTCTGACCGAAGGGCACCCGAACGAGGCGGCGGGCGGCAAGCGGCCGATGCACACCATCATTCCGGGGATGCTGCGCCAGAACGGCCGGGTGACGATGCCGTTCGGCGTGATGGGCGGGGCCTACCAGCCCTGCGGCCATGCGCGCTTCGTGACCAACATGGTGGACTTCGGGCTGGACCCGCAGGCCGCCATCGACGCGCCGCGCTGCTTTGCCGGGCCCGAGGGCATGAAGGTCGAACGCGGCTATGCCCCGGCGGTGGCTGCGCGGCTGGCCGAGATGGGCCATGCGGTGGCAGAACCCGAAGAACCGATCGGCGGGGCACAGGCGATCCTGATCGAGGATACGGGCGTGTTGCAGGGGGCATCGGACCCGCGCAAGGACGGCTGCGCGCTGGGCTACTAGGGCCGTTCGGGGTGGGCGCCGCTCAGTTCAGCTGGAACTGCAACGGGTAGCGCCCATCCTCGAAATCGCCGAACAGGTCGCCGAGGTCGGGGTGGTCGACCGGCTCGCCGGTGTCGTCGGGCACAAGGTTCTGTTCCGAGACGTAGGCGACGTAATAGCTTTGGTCGTTTTCGGCCAGCAGGTGGTAGAATGGCTGGTCCTTCGACGGGCGGCTTTCCTCGGGGATGGCGTGATACCATTCCTCGGTATTGGAAAACATGGCATCGACATCGAACACCACGCCCCGGAAGGGGTGCTTGCGATGGCGCAGCACCTGCCCGAGGTGGTATTTGGCCTGGCTCTTGAGCATCATGTCGAGTCCCCCGAGCATGGTTGATAATATGTTGTGACGGGTCTTGTCCATCTGACAGGTTGTCGTCGCGGCGAAACAGTCTGTGACGCCGGGGCCGACAGTCTGTCAACCCGGGAACGCGTGCCGCGAAGGCACGCTCTCGGAGTTCTGATCGCCGGACCGTCCCTGCCCCATTTCCCCGGCCGTGGTTTTGCCCTAACGTGGCGGAAAACAAACGTACG from Paracoccaceae bacterium Fryx2 includes these protein-coding regions:
- a CDS encoding LysE family translocator, which codes for MIDLLLAMPPQQFFAFLVGGLVVNFAPGADMIFATACGIQGGPRVGAMAGFGAGVGVLWHITLAALGVSALIAAHPAALDAVRWIGAGYLLWLAVKSWRAGGTLAPGSGTPSAARAFRRGILSNVLNPKPVLFILAFLPQFIDPALGPVWQQIVALGCLFAFTGALVTAGYGVLAGYAGRALGARMGALNKLAALLFGGLAAKLVLD
- a CDS encoding GFA family protein; protein product: MQDDSIPGSCLCGAVAFQVTGPLRPVVACHCTQCRKTSGHFWAASSVPLGAFRLTRDAGLRWFRASPTARRGFCGKCGASLFWQPDGEDRISFAPAALDAPTGLHGVEHIFTEDAGDYYAPEGPPPPPAAKPETLHAACLCRANRFSLPGPAGTITACHCSQCRKTSGHFSASFDAEEAQLTWESRDALAECASPNGGRRGFCTACGSSLYFRAADGAFSAEAGAIDGPTGGRLANHIFTADKGDHYRIDDGLPQSPGA
- a CDS encoding GAF domain-containing protein; its protein translation is MPPDQTQPDHPQPAQPQPDYPDLAARIAALCHGETDTVALMATVACELHHSHPLSDWTGFYRVTAPDLLKIGPYQGGHGCLVIPFARGVCGAVARTRTALVVPDVDAFPDHIACASTTRSELVLPVLNGEGRLLGVLDLDSNTPAAFTDHDAAELAAILAETFRHAG
- a CDS encoding acetyl-CoA C-acyltransferase, encoding MQDVVIVGASRTAMGGFQGVFAGLPAADLGGAAIRAALGPLDAAQVEELLMGCVLPAGQGQAPARQAGFAAGLGEGVPATTLNKMCGSGMMAAMLAHDRIALGATGLLVAGGMESMTNAPYLLPRLRGGARLGHAQALDHMFLDGLEDAYDKGRLMGTFAEDCAAEFGFSREAQDAYALASLQRALDAQASGAFAAEIAPVTVKTRAGETTVTTDEQPATARPEKIPGLKPAFRAGGTVTAANSSSISDGAAALVLASAATAAASGLTVRARIAGHASHAQAPARFPTAPIPAARKLLDRLGWPAASVDLWEVNEAFAVVPMAFIQDLALPHDRVNVNGGACALGHPIGASGARIIVTLLHALESRGLKRGIATICIGGGEGTAIAIERP
- a CDS encoding STAS domain-containing protein, whose amino-acid sequence is MQLVAEPRGDILIVRAMEDRIDAAGAIQFKDRMREITQHPAPRVILDLSRVAFLDSSGLGAVVAVMKLLGPVRKLELAGLSPTVEKVFRLTRMDSVFTIHPAVPEGLRDAV
- a CDS encoding ATP-binding protein, whose amino-acid sequence is MAPGGTGGAQEGPTRIVIPSDPLAVRAALRTLFDTLLLRTMPEDDRSTAQIVLAEALNNIVEHAYANSHGEIEVTLSLQPTGLDCRIVDFGHPMPGGHPPDGSLPPIGPEDTLPEGGFGWHLIRSLSRDLNYDRVDGCNRLSFRLDTGRSGA
- a CDS encoding pyridoxamine 5'-phosphate oxidase family protein, whose amino-acid sequence is MSVEKFWKEMEGVHSAMLAVGNARHVPMSPYARKADGAIWFITAQGTGIVDEVTRGEADASLIVTGESNIHARIEGSATLVTDRAKLEELWNPIAGSWFDSIDDPDIRLVRMVPKSGEVWLTSGALGFAFELVKSKITGDQPDMGDHFALTF
- a CDS encoding gamma-glutamyltransferase family protein, whose protein sequence is MRDFQLPGRSAVFASNGMCATSHPLAAKVAIDTLQAGGNAVDAAIAGAVLLGICEPQMTGIGGDCFVLLKPAGEERVVALNGSGRAPAGLSAAAMRERGLAAVPLYAPEAVTVPGAVDAFCRLSADWGRLGLAAALAPAIRYADEGVPVAPRTAFDWAAAAPQLQGDARRCYLLDGQAPTPGQTFRAPGQAEVLRRIAAEGRAGFYGGEVAEDMVASLQALGGSHTMEDFAATACTYTDPVAGTYRGIELVEHPPNGQGATAILMLNILAEFDLASLDPFGADRAHLEAEAAKLAYDARNRIIADADHTTRIAHMLAPETARRLAALIDPQRAMAAAAQLTEAVHRDTIYLTVVDRDRMAVSLIYSVYHAFGSGLASAKFGVNFQNRGAGFVLTEGHPNEAAGGKRPMHTIIPGMLRQNGRVTMPFGVMGGAYQPCGHARFVTNMVDFGLDPQAAIDAPRCFAGPEGMKVERGYAPAVAARLAEMGHAVAEPEEPIGGAQAILIEDTGVLQGASDPRKDGCALGY
- the hspQ gene encoding heat shock protein HspQ; its protein translation is MLKSQAKYHLGQVLRHRKHPFRGVVFDVDAMFSNTEEWYHAIPEESRPSKDQPFYHLLAENDQSYYVAYVSEQNLVPDDTGEPVDHPDLGDLFGDFEDGRYPLQFQLN